A region from the Methanofollis liminatans DSM 4140 genome encodes:
- a CDS encoding COG1361 S-layer family protein — protein sequence MAVLTVPALAGVESLYGSPDLSAAVSGTNEFAPGDEVTLQVIVSNTGLNTVIQVTSSTISPPDAPNLAKLVQAGLSAGSAPFTIKSEPQQIGDIAGGTSKTVNFVVKIDRNAPAGSYDLPLGLTYTYADWTDSESGTLIRTGYLKKTETINIPVKVTSDVNLEVVSASTEYLNVGTEGYLHLTLSNTGHEQATKAVATLVRDSSSPLIPTDGSVYIGDFNPGDVATVTFKVSASSNAGAQTYPIGAYVEYKKSNGETSKSDTETVGVPVGGKIEFAVVSEAPVVRPGEKATLEVTYKNTGAAMAYNAQSRISSVDPFTSSDDTAYLGDLAPGETAVARYSVTVDAGATIKQYGLDTEIRYRDALDNSQISDTMKLPVSVEKTGSATDIFSNPIVIVLIAAILIGAGYYIFKKRKAE from the coding sequence ATGGCTGTGCTCACCGTCCCTGCTCTGGCCGGGGTGGAGTCTCTCTACGGCAGTCCGGATCTGTCTGCAGCCGTTTCAGGCACCAATGAGTTCGCTCCCGGCGACGAGGTCACGCTCCAGGTGATCGTCTCGAACACCGGCCTGAACACGGTCATCCAGGTGACATCGTCCACAATATCCCCGCCAGACGCCCCGAACCTGGCTAAACTCGTGCAGGCAGGGCTTTCTGCGGGAAGCGCCCCCTTCACGATCAAATCCGAGCCCCAGCAGATCGGCGATATCGCCGGCGGGACGAGCAAGACCGTGAATTTTGTTGTGAAGATCGACAGGAATGCGCCGGCAGGCTCCTATGACCTCCCGCTCGGCCTCACCTACACCTATGCGGACTGGACCGACTCCGAGAGCGGCACCCTCATCAGGACCGGTTATCTCAAAAAGACCGAAACGATCAACATCCCGGTAAAGGTGACCTCCGATGTGAACCTCGAGGTCGTATCCGCCTCTACTGAGTACCTCAACGTCGGCACCGAGGGCTACCTTCACCTCACGCTCAGCAACACCGGCCATGAACAGGCGACGAAGGCCGTCGCGACGCTGGTGCGGGACAGTTCCAGCCCCCTGATCCCGACCGACGGGAGTGTCTATATCGGCGACTTCAACCCCGGCGATGTCGCCACGGTCACCTTCAAGGTCTCGGCCTCGAGCAATGCCGGGGCCCAGACCTATCCTATCGGCGCCTATGTAGAGTATAAAAAGAGCAACGGTGAGACCTCAAAATCAGATACTGAGACCGTAGGGGTACCAGTCGGCGGCAAGATCGAGTTCGCCGTCGTCTCGGAGGCACCGGTCGTCCGTCCGGGTGAGAAAGCCACCCTGGAGGTCACCTACAAGAACACCGGCGCCGCAATGGCGTATAATGCCCAGTCCAGGATCAGCTCAGTCGATCCCTTCACCTCCAGCGACGACACGGCGTACCTCGGCGACCTCGCCCCTGGCGAGACGGCGGTCGCCCGCTACTCTGTGACTGTCGACGCAGGAGCGACGATCAAGCAGTACGGCCTCGACACCGAGATCAGGTACCGCGACGCCCTTGACAACAGCCAGATCTCCGACACGATGAAACTGCCCGTCTCGGTGGAAAAAACCGGTTCGGCCACAGATATCTTCTCGAACCCGATCGTAATCGTCCTCATCGCCGCCATCCTGATCGGGGCAGGGTATTATATCTTCAAAAAGCGCAAAGCCGAGTAA
- a CDS encoding TrmB family transcriptional regulator, with protein MHPSPESSGTITDALKTLGLTKYEALVYVALLQVTRATATEIHELSGVPRASAYPVLDRLIQRNLVTVSHTAPKRFSALPPTEAVDSLMRGIGEKASYAKETLQELYDRRKTPDGGGQELVWTITGDANIISRIRDLMAQATDRVDVLGNWNLIEDLGEPLSMAAGRVRVEVITDRCEESLLPGILISAIVPPIWHKEMGSNERAGIFFVDGSKVMVVMGSEGEMPIALYSESEGFYRFFSRYWSLIRGYGGIPDQK; from the coding sequence ATGCACCCCTCTCCGGAATCCTCGGGCACGATTACAGATGCCCTTAAAACGCTTGGACTTACAAAATATGAGGCGCTCGTCTATGTCGCCCTCCTCCAGGTCACCAGAGCAACGGCGACCGAGATCCATGAACTCTCAGGCGTGCCACGCGCATCGGCATACCCTGTCCTCGACCGGCTCATCCAGAGAAATCTGGTGACGGTTTCCCATACCGCCCCGAAACGCTTCTCGGCCCTCCCTCCAACGGAGGCGGTTGACTCCCTCATGCGGGGGATAGGCGAAAAAGCGTCGTATGCAAAAGAAACGCTCCAGGAACTCTACGACCGGAGAAAAACACCCGATGGGGGCGGCCAGGAACTGGTCTGGACCATCACCGGCGATGCAAACATTATCAGCAGGATCCGGGATCTCATGGCTCAGGCAACTGATCGGGTCGATGTGCTGGGGAACTGGAATCTCATCGAGGATCTCGGCGAACCCCTCTCCATGGCGGCGGGCAGGGTCAGGGTGGAGGTGATCACCGATCGCTGTGAGGAGTCGCTGCTCCCTGGCATTCTGATCAGCGCCATCGTCCCGCCGATCTGGCATAAGGAGATGGGGAGCAATGAGAGGGCAGGAATATTCTTTGTTGACGGTTCAAAGGTAATGGTGGTGATGGGCTCGGAGGGGGAGATGCCAATCGCCCTGTACTCGGAGTCTGAAGGGTTTTACCGTTTTTTTTCCCGGTACTGGTCCCTGATCCGGGGCTATGGCGGGATCCCGGATCAGAAGTGA
- a CDS encoding NAD+ synthase, whose product MERAIGCEMEAVDQMIRHAVWSAGASGIVVGVSGGIDSAVAAAFAARAVGPERVVGVCLPSAVTVSEDIEDAQALCRSIGIECRELSIEPVLQAYRGYPGLTDTPYLAGNLMARTRMAILYAIANREGRLVCGTSNRTEYMLGYCTKHGDSAADIQPILHLYKTEIFAVGRAMGIVQRILEKPPSAGLWAGQTDEGELGLTYPEIDAALQSLERSGWKAGNEVEERVLRRVRASEHKRSSPPHL is encoded by the coding sequence ATGGAGAGAGCAATCGGATGTGAGATGGAGGCGGTGGATCAGATGATCCGCCATGCAGTCTGGAGTGCAGGGGCGAGCGGCATCGTCGTCGGGGTCAGCGGCGGGATCGACTCCGCCGTCGCCGCCGCCTTTGCGGCGCGGGCCGTCGGACCCGAACGGGTCGTCGGCGTCTGCCTCCCGAGTGCGGTGACCGTATCGGAGGATATCGAAGACGCACAGGCACTCTGCCGATCGATCGGGATCGAGTGCCGGGAACTCTCGATCGAGCCGGTGCTCCAGGCCTACCGCGGCTATCCCGGGCTCACCGATACGCCGTACCTCGCCGGCAACCTGATGGCCAGGACGCGTATGGCGATCCTGTATGCGATCGCGAACCGGGAAGGGCGGCTCGTCTGCGGCACGTCGAACCGGACCGAGTACATGCTCGGCTACTGCACAAAACACGGCGACAGCGCCGCAGATATCCAGCCGATCCTTCACCTCTACAAGACCGAGATCTTTGCGGTGGGGCGGGCGATGGGCATCGTGCAACGTATCCTCGAAAAACCGCCTTCGGCCGGGCTCTGGGCAGGGCAAACCGACGAGGGCGAGCTGGGTCTCACCTACCCGGAGATAGACGCTGCTCTGCAGTCGCTGGAGCGTTCAGGCTGGAAGGCAGGGAACGAGGTAGAAGAGCGGGTGCTCCGAAGGGTCAGGGCCTCGGAGCACAAACGCAGTTCTCCCCCACATCTCTGA
- a CDS encoding DUF128 domain-containing protein: protein MNNPLKFLNHLIEEEAMQVTYDPAENEGKVIYNLSLVDADDLDAVIAIMKETYRAGISPSGLVQIFQTGEKAGGYAVPKGKAGICTICSITLDGVMIRRGAPLHPIGGGVVQIENGTPRRFTDMVLYDATTIDPLELLVSQEITNVSGVIATGRGNVLANLRECHMEAESTVAAVIEDLERSMIAGVLEIGPPNAPILGFTCSPQYFGIAILGGTNVMAAVKEGGYHVEINSLKGLIDVSSLEPIHHF from the coding sequence GTGAATAACCCCCTGAAATTTCTCAACCACCTGATCGAAGAGGAGGCGATGCAGGTGACCTATGACCCTGCGGAGAACGAGGGAAAGGTCATTTACAATCTCTCTCTTGTGGATGCAGACGATCTGGATGCTGTGATTGCAATCATGAAAGAGACCTACAGGGCAGGCATCAGCCCGAGCGGTCTGGTCCAGATCTTTCAAACCGGAGAAAAGGCCGGAGGTTACGCCGTTCCGAAAGGAAAGGCAGGGATCTGCACCATATGCTCGATCACCCTTGACGGCGTGATGATCAGGCGAGGCGCCCCCCTCCATCCGATTGGCGGGGGCGTTGTGCAGATCGAGAATGGAACTCCACGGCGCTTCACCGATATGGTGCTCTATGATGCTACGACCATCGACCCTCTCGAACTGCTTGTGTCCCAGGAGATCACCAACGTCTCAGGGGTCATTGCGACAGGGCGGGGAAACGTCCTCGCCAACCTTCGGGAGTGCCACATGGAGGCCGAGTCCACCGTTGCGGCCGTCATTGAAGACCTGGAGCGGAGCATGATCGCCGGCGTGCTTGAGATCGGACCGCCGAACGCCCCCATCCTCGGCTTCACCTGTTCACCCCAGTATTTCGGCATCGCAATACTCGGCGGGACCAACGTAATGGCAGCGGTAAAAGAAGGCGGATACCATGTCGAGATCAACTCGCTCAAGGGCCTGATCGACGTTTCCAGCCTCGAACCGATCCATCACTTCTGA
- a CDS encoding FAD-dependent oxidoreductase, which produces MILVIGGGPAGRFAAVRLGNAGREVLLVEKGAIGGQCLNYGCMAVCALNDAARHMQRNREFAAAGILDGAPEIHFPALLGGMDRVQEKIRAVLDQETKNAGVEILYGSTARLDGRKVFIDGEEVEAEAVVIATGSVPAVPVVEGISLPGVYTAHTLPRMETLPGDLVIVGGGVQAAEFAYIFSMLGSRVTVLARSAFLKGLDPRLRRLALKELKDVDIKECAALNGVNGNERVESVSYGGNESETCRADAVLLAAGLVPNAAMIEGVEKGLKGEVRVNDRMETSVKGVYAAGDVTGGPFLTPVARLQGVVAAENILGIDRRFDPAAVPQSISLANELAFCTAGDDDGVEFSVPAPAGPGSFWSVPSGDTGIGKIRVDRESGEVRGVWAASPGAGIIATYMADAIRHRRTVHDLDGLLDVHPIPDGVHGLIGYAASWLRDHPKE; this is translated from the coding sequence ATGATCCTCGTCATCGGCGGAGGCCCCGCAGGAAGGTTCGCGGCTGTCCGGCTCGGCAATGCCGGACGTGAGGTCCTGCTCGTCGAAAAAGGGGCGATCGGCGGCCAGTGCCTGAACTACGGGTGCATGGCGGTCTGCGCCCTCAACGATGCCGCCCGGCACATGCAGCGGAACCGGGAGTTCGCCGCCGCCGGTATCCTGGACGGTGCTCCTGAGATCCATTTCCCGGCCCTCCTGGGGGGCATGGACCGCGTCCAGGAGAAGATCAGGGCCGTGCTTGATCAGGAGACGAAAAACGCCGGCGTCGAGATCCTCTACGGGAGCACGGCGCGGCTCGACGGCCGCAAGGTCTTCATCGACGGTGAAGAGGTCGAGGCAGAGGCCGTCGTGATCGCGACCGGTTCGGTGCCGGCAGTGCCGGTGGTGGAAGGGATCTCTCTCCCCGGCGTCTATACGGCCCACACGCTCCCGCGCATGGAGACGTTGCCCGGAGATCTCGTTATCGTCGGCGGCGGTGTCCAGGCGGCCGAGTTCGCCTATATTTTCTCGATGCTTGGCAGCCGGGTGACCGTGCTCGCACGCAGTGCCTTTCTGAAAGGGCTCGATCCCCGTCTCCGCCGTCTGGCCCTGAAAGAGCTCAAAGACGTCGATATCAAGGAGTGTGCCGCACTCAACGGCGTAAACGGCAATGAACGGGTTGAAAGCGTCTCTTACGGCGGGAACGAGTCCGAGACCTGCAGGGCTGACGCCGTCCTGCTTGCGGCCGGGCTTGTTCCCAACGCCGCCATGATCGAAGGGGTCGAGAAAGGTCTGAAGGGGGAGGTGCGGGTGAACGACCGGATGGAGACCTCGGTGAAGGGTGTGTATGCCGCCGGCGACGTGACCGGCGGCCCCTTCCTCACCCCGGTCGCCCGCCTGCAGGGGGTCGTCGCCGCCGAGAACATCCTGGGCATCGACCGCCGTTTCGATCCTGCGGCCGTCCCGCAGAGCATCAGCCTCGCAAACGAACTCGCTTTCTGCACTGCAGGGGACGATGACGGTGTTGAGTTCTCCGTGCCCGCTCCTGCAGGTCCGGGCTCGTTCTGGTCGGTCCCGTCAGGCGACACCGGGATCGGAAAGATCCGTGTGGACCGGGAGAGCGGTGAGGTCCGCGGCGTCTGGGCCGCATCGCCGGGCGCCGGGATCATCGCCACCTATATGGCCGACGCCATCCGCCACCGCCGGACGGTCCACGACCTCGACGGCCTCCTGGACGTCCATCCCATTCCCGACGGGGTCCACGGGCTGATCGGCTATGCCGCCTCGTGGCTGCGGGATCACCCGAAAGAGTAG
- a CDS encoding ABC transporter permease, which translates to MIFFEFARRNIRLNLLRSLLAVIGIVIGVVAIASMGILGNSLVLSISDSLTTVGDTIVITPHAGGGGGGFGGVSSRGITDRQVIEIQRAAGSNVVIPLYSGGDRIVIGGEIGAAQIYGMRPSEIPELLEIRDGVYLRGSTTALIGSSLADEYDLIVGSRVAIGDEEVRLRTIGILEERGVGFDINPDFAVVVSDAFYRDLYGDDDWSMVIVKVRDLNKIDTVRAAIDEQLNRREQVVNVLDTRAILETLIETFNRISTFTVAIGGISLVVAGVSIFNVMMMSVTERTREIGVIRSIGARQGEVLRMFIYESFILGFIGSAIGGVLSFIGGYIAVIIMLEDTSYLFVPSSLVYILYGMAFGIGTSIVSGFYPAWKASHLNPIEALRHD; encoded by the coding sequence ATGATCTTTTTTGAGTTTGCCCGAAGGAACATCAGGCTGAACCTCCTGCGCTCCCTCCTCGCCGTCATAGGGATCGTCATCGGAGTCGTCGCCATCGCCTCCATGGGCATCCTCGGCAACAGTCTCGTCCTCTCGATCTCTGACTCGCTGACCACCGTCGGCGACACCATCGTCATCACCCCGCATGCCGGTGGGGGCGGGGGCGGGTTCGGCGGGGTGTCGTCCAGGGGCATTACCGATCGGCAGGTGATCGAGATCCAGAGGGCCGCCGGTTCGAACGTGGTGATCCCGCTCTATTCAGGTGGCGACCGGATCGTCATCGGCGGTGAGATCGGCGCCGCCCAGATCTATGGGATGCGGCCGTCAGAGATCCCTGAACTCCTCGAGATCCGCGACGGGGTCTACCTGCGAGGCTCGACAACAGCGCTGATCGGATCGAGTCTTGCCGACGAATACGACCTGATCGTGGGCAGCAGGGTGGCAATCGGCGATGAGGAGGTGCGGCTCAGGACGATCGGGATCCTGGAGGAGCGCGGCGTCGGTTTCGATATCAACCCGGACTTCGCCGTCGTCGTCTCAGACGCCTTCTACCGGGACCTCTACGGCGACGATGACTGGAGCATGGTGATCGTCAAGGTCAGGGACCTCAATAAGATCGACACGGTCAGGGCCGCCATCGATGAGCAACTCAACCGGAGAGAGCAGGTGGTGAACGTGCTGGACACCCGCGCGATTCTGGAGACCCTCATAGAGACCTTCAACCGGATCTCGACGTTCACCGTCGCCATTGGCGGGATCTCCCTTGTTGTCGCTGGCGTCTCGATCTTCAATGTGATGATGATGTCGGTGACCGAGCGGACCCGCGAGATCGGGGTGATCCGTTCGATCGGGGCCAGGCAGGGCGAGGTGCTGCGCATGTTCATCTACGAGTCCTTCATTCTTGGATTCATCGGGAGCGCCATTGGAGGCGTCCTCAGTTTCATCGGCGGCTATATCGCCGTGATCATCATGCTGGAAGATACGTCATACCTTTTCGTCCCATCAAGCCTCGTCTACATCCTCTATGGGATGGCGTTCGGCATCGGGACGAGCATTGTTTCGGGCTTTTATCCGGCCTGGAAAGCATCGCATCTGAACCCGATCGAGGCGCTGCGCCATGACTGA
- a CDS encoding glucose-6-phosphate isomerase family protein, which translates to MFHWNGPLPEPHIRTLADMKGVLAAPDIGADDPDRPLYFMYRDLALNEEDRLWLSARSLRYDMTVIPPGVIGPEFVKTKGHYHPENPAGVRYPEVYEVIEGEAHFLLQRPDASDVVLVKAGAGDVVVIPPGFGHVTINPGNVDLVMANLVSTAFSSDYAPYAAMGGAACYEMADGTFVKNPRYPGTATVRMAAPLPVPAFCTAPGTPIYGLVGRERCLSFLNRPEEYIEAFNACLRDVGENCVCAPRP; encoded by the coding sequence ATGTTTCACTGGAACGGACCACTGCCAGAGCCTCACATCCGCACTCTTGCCGATATGAAGGGTGTTCTGGCGGCACCCGACATAGGGGCCGACGATCCCGACCGCCCCCTCTATTTTATGTATAGGGATCTCGCCCTGAATGAAGAAGACCGTTTGTGGCTTTCTGCCCGGTCCCTGCGATATGATATGACCGTGATCCCGCCGGGCGTCATCGGCCCCGAGTTTGTCAAGACAAAAGGTCACTATCACCCGGAAAACCCCGCCGGCGTCAGATATCCCGAAGTCTATGAGGTCATAGAAGGAGAGGCGCATTTTCTGCTCCAGAGGCCCGACGCCTCTGATGTCGTGCTGGTGAAGGCCGGGGCCGGAGATGTCGTGGTGATCCCGCCGGGGTTCGGCCATGTGACGATCAACCCGGGAAATGTCGACCTGGTGATGGCAAATCTGGTCTCGACCGCCTTTTCAAGTGACTACGCCCCCTATGCGGCGATGGGCGGGGCCGCATGCTATGAGATGGCTGACGGCACGTTTGTCAAAAATCCGCGGTATCCAGGCACCGCCACGGTACGGATGGCGGCGCCCCTGCCGGTGCCGGCCTTCTGCACGGCGCCGGGCACGCCGATCTACGGCCTTGTCGGAAGAGAGCGATGTCTCAGCTTCCTGAACCGACCTGAGGAGTATATCGAGGCGTTTAATGCGTGCCTCAGAGATGTGGGGGAGAACTGCGTTTGTGCTCCGAGGCCCTGA